The Rhododendron vialii isolate Sample 1 chromosome 5a, ASM3025357v1 genome contains a region encoding:
- the LOC131326737 gene encoding uncharacterized protein LOC131326737, which yields MGLKSKNGKQSPISKKPTIPRPWPDLPPQLLNIVAKNSTLRENISYGGNVTKSYRVPPKQCNSIGKSLFPQLIASGTDTYAETFCIPFRPGFYVWRWRCAFGSGSLKHIVGYSHGLLFGRGRGHVQSSHLYLWNLWDLWMCPIYTLPNGGCNIPPWDTSVPFKHGAISSSPIHGTTPIVMVLTGMNHPAFAFYRLRGGECVWIKQDCTLVDPHSTTNQLIQFNHTIGFNGKFYALSLQGTLAVIEESDYRLQIIGLSKSRAVPSVPSMRFKEYLVESNGEILLVFLIVSRKSIRSVDNVEVYRLRFDTLSWVKMEGIGDRTLFVGTNCCLSVNASEVGCIRNCIYFSCQTVEGWWIYDMERGSISPGWNSKDSKTKSPVWDEPEPEEEEQLVCKKR from the exons ATGGGTCTAAAGTCAAAGAACGGAAAGCAATCTCCAATTAGCAAAAAACCTACAATCCCAAGGCCTTGGCCAGATCTTCCCCCCCAACTACTCAACATAGTTGCAAAAAATTCTACCCTAAGGGAAAACATTAGCTATGGGGGTAATGTGACCAAATCATACAGAGTtccaccaaaacaatgcaactCCATCGGCAAATCACTATTTCCCCAGCTCATCGCCAGCGGCACTGACACCTACGCGGAAACTTTTTGCATCCCCTTCCGTCCTGGGTTCTATGTTTGGCGTTGGAGATGTGCGTTTGGTTCTGGTTCTTTGAAGCATATTGTAGGGTACTCCCATGGTTTATTATTTGGTAGAGGCAGAGGGCATGTACAATCATCCCATTTATATCTCTGGAATCTCTGGGACCTCTGGATGTGTCCTATTTATACCTTGCCTAATGGAGGTTGTAATATTCCGCCTTGGGATACAAGTGTTCCATTTAAACATGGTGCTATATCTTCCTCACCTATACATGGCACCACTCCTATAGTGATGGTCTTaacag GAATGAATCATCCGGCTTTCGCGTTCTATCGACTAAGAGGAGGTGaatgtgtttggatcaagcaagATTGCACCCTTGTTGACCCCCACTCTACGACCAACCAACTCATACAATTCAACCATACCATTGGATTCAACGGAAAGTTTTATGCATTGAGTTTGCAAGGAACTCTTGCAGTGATAGAGGAAAGCGATTATCGTCTCCAAATCATAGGTTTAAGCAAAAGCAGGGCTGTTCCAAGTGTCCCTTCGATGCGTTTCAAGGAATACTTGGTGGAATCCAATGGGGAAATCTTGTTGGTTTTCCTAATCGTGTCTAGGAAATCTATTCGCAGTGTGGACAATGTGGAGGTTTATCGGCTTCGGTTCGATACACTCTCATGGGTGAAGATGGAAGGGATAGGGGATAGGACATTGTTCGTGGGGACTAATTGTTGTTTGTCAGTCAACGCAAGTGAAGTTGGGTGCATAAGAAATTGCATATATTTTAGTTGTCAAACAGTTGAGGGATGGTGGATatatgatatggagagaggAAGTATCTCACCTGGTTGGAATAGTAAAGATTCTAAAACAAAATCACCAGTGTGGGATGAACCAGAGCCAGAGGAGGAGGAACAATTGGTTTGTAAAAAAAGATGA